In Helianthus annuus cultivar XRQ/B chromosome 3, HanXRQr2.0-SUNRISE, whole genome shotgun sequence, a single window of DNA contains:
- the LOC110868906 gene encoding lysine--tRNA ligase, cytoplasmic, which yields MADSSENVIIDNSASPAPAEAETISKNARKKELKNKQKEEERRRKEEEKEKKAAAMPKSGAQKPSAADDEDMDPTQYFENRLKTLDAQKAAGLNPYPHKFHVSMSILEYIEKYETLNSGDHLEDVQVSLAGRLMSKRASSSKLFFYDLHGSGGKVQIMADAKRSELDEAEFSKYHSGVKRGDIVGIVGFPGKSKRGELSIFPKSFTVLSHCLHMMPRQKVAAAADNANAKKIDAWTPGSGRNPDAYVLKDQETRYRQRYLDLMVNSEVRHIFKTRAKVVSYIRRFLDNRDFLEVETPMMNMIAGGAAARPFVTHHNDLNMTLYMRIAPELYLKELVVGGLERVYEIGKQFRNEGIDLTHNPEFTTCEFYMAFADYNDLMDLTEKMLSGMVKELTGGYKIKYHANGLDNDPIEIDFTPPFRRIDMIGELEKIANLNIPKDLAGEEANKYLADACTKFDIKCPPPQTTARLLDKLVGHFLEEQCVNPAFIINHPEIMSPLAKWHRSKPGLTERFELFINKHELANAYTELNDPVVQRQRFADQLKDRQSGDDEAMALDETFCTALEYGLPPTGGWGLGIDRLTMLLTDSQNIKEVLLFPAMKPQDEPPVKAVENLKI from the exons ATGGCGGACTCGTCGGAAAATGTCATCATCGACAACTCCGCTTCTCCCGCTCCGGCGGAAGCAGAAACTATCAGCAAAAA TGCTCGAAAGAAGGAGCTGAAGAACAAGCAGAAGGAGGAAGAGAGGCGTCGTAAGGAAGAGGAGAAGGAGAAAAAG GCTGCTGCCATGCCAAAATCAGGGGCCCAGAAGCCTTCTGCAGCAGATGACGAAGACATGGATCCAACG CAATATTTTGAGAATCGGCTGAAAACACTTGATGCCCAAAAGGCAGCTGGATTGAATCCCTATCCTCACAAGTTCCATGTCTCGATGTCCATTCTTGAATATATTGAGAAGTATGAAACCTTAAATAGTGGGGACCACCTGGAAGATGTTCAAGTTTCTTTGGCTG GGAGACTGATGAGCAAACGCGCTTCTTCATCAAAGCTCTTCTTTTATGATTTACATGGTTCTGGTGGAAAAGTTCAAATTATGGCTGATGCAAA GAGATCTGAATTGGATGAAGCTGAATTCTCTAAGTACCATTCTGGTGTGAAACGTGGAGATATTGTTGGTATCGTCGGGTTTCCAG GAAAAAGCAAAAGAGGAGAGCTGAGTATTTTCCCAAAATCGTTCACAGTTCTATCACATTGTCTACATATGATGCCAAGGCAAAAGGTTGCAGCTGCTGCAGATAATGCCAATGCAAAG AAGATTGATGCTTGGACTCCTGGAAGTGGTAGAAATCCCGATGCATATGTTTTAAAAGATCAG GAAACACGATACCGTCAAAGATATCTGGATCTGATGGTAAACTCAGAAGTCAGACATATATTCAAGACCCGTGCAAAAGTTGTATCCTATATAAGACGTTTTCTCGACAATCGTGATTTTTTGGAG GTTGAAACTCCCATGATGAACATGATTGCTGGTGGAGCAGCGGCACGTCCATTTGTAACTCACCACAATGATTTAAACATGACACTATACATGCGAATTGCACCTGAGCTTTATCTGAAGGAACTTGTGGTTGGTGGACTTGAACGTGTATATGAGATTGGAAAACAGTTTAGGAACGAGGGAATCGATTTGACACATAATCCTGAATTCACGACGTGTGAATTTTATATGGCTTTTGCAGATTACAACGACTTGATGGACCTAACTGAGAAAATGTTAAGTG GTATGGTGAAGGAGCTTACAGGCGGATACAAAATTAAATATCATGCAAATGGGTTGGATAATGACCCTATTGAGATCGACTTCACTCCTCCTTTCAG AAGGATTGATATGATTGGAGAGTTGGAGAAAATAGCAAATCTTAACATACCTAAAGACCTTGCCGGTGAAGAAGCCAATAAATATCTTGCTGATGCATGCACCAAGTTTGATATCAAATGTCCCCCACCTCAAACAACAGCACGTTTGCTGGACAAA CTTGTGGGACACTTTTTGGAGGAGCAATGTGTTAATCCTGCTTTTATAATTAACCATCCTGAGATAATGAGTCCACTGGCAAAATGGCATCGATCCAAACCAGGCTTGACCGAACGTTTCGAATTGTTTATCAACAAGCATGAG CTTGCCAATGCATACACTGAACTTAATGATCCAGTGGTACAACGTCAGCGATTTGCAGATCAGCTAAAG GATCGACAATCAGGGGATGATGAAGCAATGGCTTTGGATGAAACTTTCTGTACGGCTCTTGAATACGGTTTACCACCAACTGGCGGTTGGGGATTGGGTATTGATAGGCTTACTATGCTTCTCACTGACTCACAGAACATCAAG GAGGTTTTACTTTTCCCAGCCATGAAACCACAGGATGAACCGCCAGTCAAAG Ctgttgaaaacctgaaaatttga
- the LOC110868905 gene encoding nifU-like protein 3, chloroplastic produces the protein MGAIATQTRCLESTSICCYSAADDKPSSSPVFLSTKKSFLSGGFRINQFLRLDYARRFRKRAGLVISPTCVLPLTEENVEKVLDEVRPGLMADGGNVALHEIDGLVVVLKLQGACGSCPSSTMTLKNGIETRLRDKIPEIMDVEQIMDTETGLELNEENVEKLLAEIRPYLVGTGGGILEFVEIKDCDVKVRLSGPAAKVMTVRVALTQKLREKIPVITSVQLIE, from the exons aTGGGCGCAATTGCAACACAAACAAGATGTTTGGAATCAACATCCATTTGTTGTTATTCTGCTGCTGATGATAAACCTTCTTCTTCCCCTGTTTTCCTCTCCACAAAG aaatcgtttttgagtGGCGGATTCCGAATAAACCAGTTTCTTAGATTAGATTATGCTCGGAGATTCAGAAAGCGTGCAG GTCTTGTGATATCACCAACCTGTGTTCTTCCACTGACCGAAGAAAATGTGGAGAAAGTCTTGGATGAGGTTAGGCCCGGACTTATGGCTGACGGTGGAAACGTCGCCTTACATGAAATTGATGGTCTTGTTGTTGTGTTAAAACTTCAAGGAGCGTGTGGGTCGTGTCCAAGTTCAACAATGACATTAAAAAATGGAATTGAGACTCGGCTCAGAGACAAAATTCCGGAAATTATGGACGTTGAACAAATCATGGACACTGAAACCGGGCTTGAGTTGAATGAGGAGAATGTTGAAAAG CTTCTTGCAGAGATTAGGCCATACTTGGTTGGCACAGGTGGCGGCATTCTCGAGTTTGTTGAAATCAAGGACTGTGATGTTAAAGTGAGGCTCAGTGGCCCTGCAGCCAAGGTGATGACGGTTCGGGTTGCGTTGACACAAAAACTAAGGGAAAAAATACCCGTCATAACTTCCGTTCAGTTAATAgaataa
- the LOC110868904 gene encoding cold-responsive protein kinase 1, whose amino-acid sequence MHRRALEAAATPAPLVLNQESSKDHHSTSFLLIFLVGLIVVLILLILVFVFLKFVKLAQLKKAGKPKKSGKDTKDYFSGNLRTTNYYSFQALKKATKNFSETNLLGKGGFGPVYLGKLDDGQLVAVKKLALEKSQQGEAEFLSEVKMITSIQHKNLVRLLGCCSEGPQRLLVYEYMKNRSLDLIIYGKTDQYLDWNTRFQIILGIARGLQYLHEDSHIRIVHRDIKASNILLDDKFQPRIGDFGLARFFPEDQAYLSTTFAGTLGYTAPEYAIRGQLSEKADIYSFGVLVLEIISCRKNTNLNLPLEMQYLPEYAWKLYERSKLIELVDPRMRNAGFIEKDVMQTIHVALLCLQAKANIRPPMSEIVAMLTWKVEMVKSPSKPTFLDRKNRWKNEKHSWETVSADFPSNLESESPCLTPPPNSRDFTASQSFSGTMVNV is encoded by the exons CTGCTGCAACACCAGCACCATTGGTACTCAATCAAGAAAGCTCAAAGGATCATCACTCTACATCTTTCTTGTTGATCTTCCTGGTGGGGTTGATTGTGGTTCTGATTTTGTTGATTCTTGTATTTGTTTTTCTCAAGTTTGTCAAACTGGCACAATTGAAGAAGGCGGGAAAGCCTAAAAAGAGCGGAAAAG ACACGAAAGATTATTTTAGCGGGAATCTTCGAACAACAAACTATTATAGTTTTCAAGCACTAAAGAAGGCAACTAAAAATTTCAGTGAGACTAATCTTCTTGGTAAAGGTGGATTCGGGCCGGTCTATCTG GGTAAATTAGATGATGGGCAGCTTGTTGCTGTAAAGAAATTGGCCCTTGAAAAGTCACAACAAGGAGAAGCCGAGTTTCTTTCGGAGGTGAAGATGATCACGAGCATACAACACAAGAATCTTGTCCGACTTCTCGGTTGCTGTTCCGAAGGGCCCCAGAGGCTACTTGTTTATGAGTACATGAAGAACAGAAGTTTGGACCTCATTATTTACG GCAAAACCGATCAGTATCTCGATTGGAACACTCGTTTCCAAATAATCTTGGGGATTGCTCGAGGGCTGCAGTACTTACATGAGGATTCACACATTCGGATTGTTCACAGAGATATAAAAGCTAGTAATATTCTTCTTGATGACAAGTTTCAACCAAGAATTGGAGACTTCGGGCTGGCCCGGTTCTTCCCAGAAGACCAAGCTTATCTTAGCACAACATTTGCTGGAACACT AGGCTATACGGCTCCTGAATACGCGATAAGAGGACAGTTATCGGAAAAGGCAGACATTTATAGTTTTGGAGTGCTTGTGCTGGAAATCATTAGCTGCAGGAAAAATACCAATCTTAATTTGCCACTAGAAATGCAGTACCTCCCTGAATAT GCTTGGAAGCTATAcgagaggtcaaaactgatcGAACTTGTTGATCCAAGAATGCGAAACGCAGGTTTCATAGAAAAAGATGTTATGCAAACAATTCATGTGGCGTTATTGTGCCTTCAAGCTAAAGCAAACATAAGGCCACCCATGTCAGAAATTGTTGCAATGCTGACTTGGAAGGTCGAAATGGTCAAGTCGCCATCAAAACCGACCTTCTTGGATCGAAAAAACCGATGGAAAAATGAGAAACATTCTTGGGAGACTGTTTCTGCTGATTTTCCTTCAAATCTTGAAAGTGAATCACCTTGTTTAACACCACCTCCAAACTCGAGAGATTTTACTGCCAGCCAAAGCTTCTCAGGAACAATGGTGAATGTTTAG